A window from Melopsittacus undulatus isolate bMelUnd1 chromosome Z, bMelUnd1.mat.Z, whole genome shotgun sequence encodes these proteins:
- the KGD4 gene encoding alpha-ketoglutarate dehydrogenase component 4: MGSKMAAAARVVQVVKPHTPLIKFPDRLSGPRPKIQESSPASVPSVHASKAQESLGGRAPPSVSRVQGTPDTYELVRTLPQKYRRRLMTDEEIGYIQRGGPE, from the exons ATGGGCAGTAAGATGGCGGCAGCAGCCAGGGTCGTTCAG GTAGTAAAGCCACATACTCCGTTAATTAAGTTCCCTGACAGATTGAGTGGTCCCAGACCTAAAA TACAGGAATCCTCACCAGCAAGTGTGCCATCTGTTCATGCTTCAAAAGCACAGGAGTCTCTAGGAGGCAGAGCACCACCGTCTGTTAGTAGAGTACAAGGTACACCAGACACTTATGAATTAGTAAGAACCTTACCTCAGAAATACAGAAGGAGACTTATGACAGATGAAGAGATTGGCTATATTCAA cGTGGAGGTCCAGAATAA
- the CDK7 gene encoding cyclin-dependent kinase 7 isoform X2 translates to MDVSVRAKRYEKLNFLGEGQFATVYKAKDKNTDRIVAIKKIKLGHRSEAKDGINRTALREIKLLQELSHPNIIGLQDAFGHKSNISLVFDFMETDLEVIIKDTSIVLTQSHIKAYMLMTLQGLEYLHQHWILHRDLKPNNLLLDENGVLKLADFGLAKSFGSPNRVYTHQVVTRWYRSPELLFGARMYGVGVDMWAVGCILAELLLRVPFLPGDSDLDQLTKIFETLGTPTEHLWPGMTSLPDYVTFKSFPGMPLHHIFSAAGDDLLNLLQGLFTFNPCTRLTATQALKQKYFSNRPGPTPGNQLPRPNCPGQVVKEQENALPSLKRKRTDGVDQGLPKKLVF, encoded by the exons ATGGATGTGAGTGTGCGCGCCAAGCGATACGAGAAGTTGAACTTCCTGGGAGAAGGGCAG TTTGCTACCGTCTATAAAGCGAAAGACAAGAACACCGACCGAATCGTGGCTATTAAAAAG attaaaCTGGGACATAGGTCAGAAGCTAAAGATG GAATCAACAGAACAGCCCTCAGGGAGATAAAATTGTTACAGGAGCTAAGTCATCCAAATATTATTGGT CTTCAAGATGCGTTTGGACACAAGTCCAATATTAGTTTGGTATTTGATTTTATGGAAACGGATCTAGAG GTTATTATAAAGGATACTAGTATTGTGTTGACACAGTCTCATATCAAGGCATATATGCTGATGACCCTTCAAGGATTAGAATATTTGCATCAGCACTGGATTCTGCACAGG GATCTTAAACCAAATAATTTGTTGTTAGATGAAAATGGGGTTTTAAAATTGGCTGATTTTGGCTTGGCAAAATCTTTTGGAAGCCCAAACAGAGTTTATACACACCAGGTAGTAACAAG gtGGTACCGATCCCCAGAATTATTGTTTGGTGCTAGAATGTATGGTGTTGGTGTCGATATGTGGGCTGTTGGCTGTATTTTAGCTGAACTGCTTCTTAGG GTTCCCTTTTTACCTGGAGACTCTGATCTTGACCAGCTAACAAAGATATTTGAAACACTAGGCACTCCAACAGAACACCTGTGGCCT GGGATGACAAGTCTTCCAGATTATGTCACATTTAAGTCTTTTCCTGGAATGCCCCTTCACCATATCTTCAGTGCAGCTGGTGATGATTTGCTTAATCTTTTGCAAGGCTTATTCACATTCAATCCTTGCACAAGGCTTACAGCTACTCAG GCATTGAAACAAAAGTATTTCTCTAACCGACCAGGACCAACACCAGGAAATCAGTTACCAAGACCCAACTGTCCTGGACAAGTTGTGAAGGAGCAAGAAAATGCACTTCcaagtttaaaaaggaaaagaacagatgGAGTAGATCAAG gatTACCAAAAAAGCTGGTTTTTTGA
- the CDK7 gene encoding cyclin-dependent kinase 7 isoform X1: MDVSVRAKRYEKLNFLGEGQFATVYKAKDKNTDRIVAIKKIKLGHRSEAKDGINRTALREIKLLQELSHPNIIGLQDAFGHKSNISLVFDFMETDLEVIIKDTSIVLTQSHIKAYMLMTLQGLEYLHQHWILHRDLKPNNLLLDENGVLKLADFGLAKSFGSPNRVYTHQVVTRWYRSPELLFGARMYGVGVDMWAVGCILAELLLRVPFLPGDSDLDQLTKIFETLGTPTEHLWPGMTSLPDYVTFKSFPGMPLHHIFSAAGDDLLNLLQGLFTFNPCTRLTATQALKQKYFSNRPGPTPGNQLPRPNCPGQVVKEQENALPSLKRKRTDGVDQGNLATCSEKM, translated from the exons ATGGATGTGAGTGTGCGCGCCAAGCGATACGAGAAGTTGAACTTCCTGGGAGAAGGGCAG TTTGCTACCGTCTATAAAGCGAAAGACAAGAACACCGACCGAATCGTGGCTATTAAAAAG attaaaCTGGGACATAGGTCAGAAGCTAAAGATG GAATCAACAGAACAGCCCTCAGGGAGATAAAATTGTTACAGGAGCTAAGTCATCCAAATATTATTGGT CTTCAAGATGCGTTTGGACACAAGTCCAATATTAGTTTGGTATTTGATTTTATGGAAACGGATCTAGAG GTTATTATAAAGGATACTAGTATTGTGTTGACACAGTCTCATATCAAGGCATATATGCTGATGACCCTTCAAGGATTAGAATATTTGCATCAGCACTGGATTCTGCACAGG GATCTTAAACCAAATAATTTGTTGTTAGATGAAAATGGGGTTTTAAAATTGGCTGATTTTGGCTTGGCAAAATCTTTTGGAAGCCCAAACAGAGTTTATACACACCAGGTAGTAACAAG gtGGTACCGATCCCCAGAATTATTGTTTGGTGCTAGAATGTATGGTGTTGGTGTCGATATGTGGGCTGTTGGCTGTATTTTAGCTGAACTGCTTCTTAGG GTTCCCTTTTTACCTGGAGACTCTGATCTTGACCAGCTAACAAAGATATTTGAAACACTAGGCACTCCAACAGAACACCTGTGGCCT GGGATGACAAGTCTTCCAGATTATGTCACATTTAAGTCTTTTCCTGGAATGCCCCTTCACCATATCTTCAGTGCAGCTGGTGATGATTTGCTTAATCTTTTGCAAGGCTTATTCACATTCAATCCTTGCACAAGGCTTACAGCTACTCAG GCATTGAAACAAAAGTATTTCTCTAACCGACCAGGACCAACACCAGGAAATCAGTTACCAAGACCCAACTGTCCTGGACAAGTTGTGAAGGAGCAAGAAAATGCACTTCcaagtttaaaaaggaaaagaacagatgGAGTAGATCAAGGTAACCTTGCTACATGCTCAGAGAAAATGTGA